The window TTAAAGAAGGTTTCTTCCAGGTATACATGATAGGCCTTACCGCTGACCTTTTCAATAAGTAGGGCCAGCAGGGCATAGTTGGTATTACAATAACTGAACCTCTTGCCCGTCGGGAATTGAAGCGGGGGATGCATGGTATAAAGGGAAGTGAGGACATCCAGGTTGGTGACCAGTTTCTTCTTATCCCAATTGTAATGCTCGAGGTAATTGGTGTAATTGGGCAAGCCACTTCGATGACTCAGCAACATCTTGACGGTAGTGCCGGGGTAAGGGAACTTGTCAAAATATTTGGACAGGTCATCATCCAGCCCGATTTTCCCTTCTTCCCAGAGTTTGAGCACCGCCATTCCCGTGAAGGTCTTGGAAACAGAAGCCAGGTGGAAAGCATCATGCTCGCCGATGGAGTCGGTCTTAGTCACCGGATCAAGGAAGCCATTATACCCTTCTGCAATGATCTTTCCTTCTTTGGCCACGAGGTAGCTGCCATTGAAACCGGAGCGGAACAGACCGTTCTTGAAAAATTTATTGATGGCTGTTTCGTAAGTGGCGGTAGTATGTTCATCTGCGAAGTGCAGGGTGGAGGCGATGGTAGGGGCACCAGTTCCTTTCGCCCTGGCTGCGTCATTGTCAGGGCGCTGCTTGCAGGCTGGAAGGGATGCTACCAGAATACCGGTTACCAGGATTTGTACGAATTTGTTTTTCAAAAGGAGTGTTTTAGGCGTACAAGGAATCGGATTTCGCAATAATAACGAATTCACCGTGCAAATCATATGCCGGAGGCAAGTATCTTTCATAATATGGCTAGAATCAGGCATATTTGCAAATAGCAAGCAATCGTTATGGAACCCACAACCAGCTATCCAAAAGACAAGATCAAGATCCTGTTCCTGGAGAATATCAGCGACAGGGCAGTAAAACATTTTACCCAGGCCGGCTACGCCAATGTTAAAAAACTTTCCGGCGCACTTTCAGAAGAAGAACTCATCAAAGAGATCAAGGATGTCCATCTTCTGGGTATCCGATCCAAGACGCAGGTTACGGAAAAAGTGTTGGCAGCCGCCACCAAACTGCAAGCCATCGGTGCCTTCTGTATCGGGGTAAACCAGATCAACCTCAAAGCCGCTACCAAAACGGGTATTACCGTTTTTAACGCACCCTATTCCAACACCCGTTCGGTAGCCGAATTGGTTATAGGTGCATCCATTATGCTCATCCGCCGGATCCCCGACAAGAACAAGGCGGCCCATGAAGGCATTTGGATGAAGGATGCCAAAGGCAGCTTCGAGCTGAGGGGCAAGACCCTCGGCATCATCGGTTACGGCAATATCGGCACCCAGGTAAGCGTACTCGCAGAAGCGCTGGGAATGAAGGTGTTGTATTATGATGTGGTTACCAAGCTACCACTGGGTAATGCAGAAGCCTGTAAGTCCCTCAAAGACCTGGTGTCCCAGTCTGATATTGTTACGTTACATGTTCCGGAAACAGCGCAGACCAGGAACATGATTAACAAGAACAACCTCAAGTTTTTCAAGAAAGGTAGCATCCTGCTCAATTATGCAAGGGGTGAGGTAGTTGACCTGGACGCCCTCAGGAAATTCATTGTAGACGGGCATATCTCCGGTGCCGGGATCGATGTATATCCCTGGGAACCTGAAAAGAATGGCGATCGTTTCCAGACGCCGTTACAGGACCTTCCCAACGTTATCCTGACCCCGCATATCGGCGGTTCTACAGAGGAAGCCCAACAAAACATTGGGGTTGACGTGAGCAATAAGCTCTTCCAATTCCTGGAAATGGGTATCACTACCGGCTCGCATACAGTACCGGAACTGAGCCTGCCACCCCAGGAAGGCACACATCGTATCCTCCATGTCCATAATAACGTTCCAGGGGTACTCAGTGCCATCAACACCCAATTGTCGAACCACAAGATCAATATCCTTGGCCAATACCTCAAGACCAATGAAGATATCGGCTATGTAGTGTTGGATGTCGATAAGAAACTGTCCAAGCAGGCTGAAAAGCTCCTTCGTGATGTAAAGGAAACCATCAAGGTGAGGTTGCTTTATTGAGCGAGGGGGTAATGCTCCCTAAACATACCTTAAAAGCCTGTGGTTTCCTTTCCACAGGCTTTTGTTTTAGGCAGTCGAATCTTTTTATCAATATTTTCAAAATTTATTGAAAATTTCATATAATTTTATCCTATCAAATGCACATTATGAAAATAGTGATTGCCGGTGCCGGTTTCGGTGGACTCCGATTGGCCCGGATGCTGAACAACAAACCGGGCTTTGAGTTGACCCTTGTTGACCGGTTCAATTACCACCAGTTCCAACCATTATTCTACCAGGTAGCCACAGCGGGACTGGATGCCAGCAATATTTCCTTTCCCCTGAGGAAGGTCTTCCAGAAAAGCAGGAATGTCAGGATCAGGCTGGCCAATATTGAGCGGGTAGATGCCGCGAACCGCCAATTGGTTACCGATTCCGGCAATTTTTATTACGATATCCTGGTATTGGCCATGGGGGCTGGCACCAATTTCTTCGGAAATGCCAACCTTGAGCGCCATGCTTTTTCCATGAAATCGACGGTAGAGGCCTTGCAGATCAGGCACCGCCTGATGGAGAATTTCGAAAAGGCCGTCCATGAAAAGGACCCCGACCAATTGCAGCAATACATGAATATCGTTGTAGTGGGCGGGGGGCCAACAGGGGTGGAAGTCTCCGGGGCCATTGCCGAAATGAAGCGGTATGTACTGCCCAAG is drawn from Flavihumibacter rivuli and contains these coding sequences:
- a CDS encoding serine hydrolase domain-containing protein; translated protein: MKNKFVQILVTGILVASLPACKQRPDNDAARAKGTGAPTIASTLHFADEHTTATYETAINKFFKNGLFRSGFNGSYLVAKEGKIIAEGYNGFLDPVTKTDSIGEHDAFHLASVSKTFTGMAVLKLWEEGKIGLDDDLSKYFDKFPYPGTTVKMLLSHRSGLPNYTNYLEHYNWDKKKLVTNLDVLTSLYTMHPPLQFPTGKRFSYCNTNYALLALLIEKVSGKAYHVYLEETFFKPLGMTDTYVFSLDKAETAMPSFEWNNRRYGLEFMDLVYGDKNIYSTVRDMLKWDEGLRNGNLFRQSTLDSAFQGYSYEKAGARNYGLGWRLTEVENGKKIVYHNGWWHGNNTVFIRLLEEKATIIVLGNKYNRGIYRSKQLCDIFGDYRQSNKTFQELENESSNGLAAGGSQ
- the serA gene encoding phosphoglycerate dehydrogenase, which codes for MEPTTSYPKDKIKILFLENISDRAVKHFTQAGYANVKKLSGALSEEELIKEIKDVHLLGIRSKTQVTEKVLAAATKLQAIGAFCIGVNQINLKAATKTGITVFNAPYSNTRSVAELVIGASIMLIRRIPDKNKAAHEGIWMKDAKGSFELRGKTLGIIGYGNIGTQVSVLAEALGMKVLYYDVVTKLPLGNAEACKSLKDLVSQSDIVTLHVPETAQTRNMINKNNLKFFKKGSILLNYARGEVVDLDALRKFIVDGHISGAGIDVYPWEPEKNGDRFQTPLQDLPNVILTPHIGGSTEEAQQNIGVDVSNKLFQFLEMGITTGSHTVPELSLPPQEGTHRILHVHNNVPGVLSAINTQLSNHKINILGQYLKTNEDIGYVVLDVDKKLSKQAEKLLRDVKETIKVRLLY